Part of the Vidua macroura isolate BioBank_ID:100142 chromosome 27, ASM2450914v1, whole genome shotgun sequence genome, GTTCTGTTctcctcctggcagcagcagccgtGGCTGATGAGTCCCTGGCTCTGGTGGGTGAGGACGGGGATGAAAATCAGACATGAGCACGGAGGATCCGCAGCATTCTCCCAAGTTGTGGAGGACTGGAGCAACCTGGAGCATCCCCCTGGCGTGCAGCCATTGCTCCGACTGACTTGGACATTTGGACTTCATCTAAAactttttatatttcctttgcAGAGATCCCTTGGGGCATTAATGGAATCGATGTTTTCATCTCTCCCCGGCTCCCCCTTGGCTGCCCAAGGCATGGTAcggcagcccagggcagcctgggccCGGGTGTCTGCTGGGAGGGCAGTGGGGAGGAGCAGTACAGGTGCAAGGCCAATGCCCTGCCAGGTCACTGGCCCTGGAGGGTCACGGACTTCGAGGGCAGCCAGCGGGACCAAGAGGTGGGGCAGGGGGTGGGGACGCACCGGTTGGTGCCGCCCCATCTTCCGTTTCATCTCCCTGCCCCTTTCCCGGCGCTCAGGCCAGGTGGGGCAAGGGCTGTGGGGGTCCCCACTCAGACATGGGGGCACTGATGGGAAAACCCAGGGCCTTTCCCCTCGAAGTGTGGGCAACGAGAACCAAACGGGGAATGAActccctggggcagagccctTTGGGGCTGCCAAGGGATGTGGGTGCTGATGGAAGGGCAGCTAGGGGTCCTGGCAGTgggtccagccctgctgggatgcTGGGGGAGTGGGTTTCCCCTCGGTGCTCTCGGGAACCACGTGGGAGGGTGTTTGCAGCACCTTTGGCCATCTGCTCGTGTCACTGCCAGAGGGGAGCTCCCACCTCACAAGCTGCTGACCGGTCACTGTGATGGGAAGCAGGATGGagggagctgccacagctcctctgtccTCTCCCCACTCCTGCACTGCTGTCAGGAGCCTGAATCTCCCCTAAAATATCCCAAAGTCCCTTCTTGACACTTCCAGTATTGGGCTGCAGTTTCctggtggcagtggtggaggtgatgctgagcacagggctggcacaggcaggggtCAGTGCCCATTTTGGGCATGCAGGGTCCAAGTGGCAACTCGGAGCAAAGCCAGAGCAGCTGCCGACTCTTCCACCTGCCTGTCTGGTCTCGGGGACATctggttttgctggttttggccTTTTTTTAAACCAACCAATGCTAAATTGCCTTAACTCACCAAGAGCACCAAccaaagctgctggaagctcctCTGTACTGGGCCAGACCTGCCTTGTTGCCAGGCCCAGCCTCAGCCCCTGGTGTGGGCAGCCCCAGTCGCTGCCTGGACCCTCGTGCCTGCTGTCGGTGGGAGCCGTGGGACTGAGCCGGCCAGGAGCAGGGCCCACGCCCTTCCACAAGTGCCTGattccagcacagagcaggagctctgcaaCGCACAAAcacctcagccccagctcccatCCGGGCGTCCCCGCAGCCCCaaggcagctccttccctctctgcaacaggctgaggagaaaaggggctgggggggacccGACTGAACCCCCTCAGGCTGCTCCCCCAGGCCACTGCTTGTGCCCGCAGCATGGGGGATGCCGGGACCACCCGACCCATCTGTGTTTGGGTTAAGGGACATTTTAGTTCTTACTTTATATGATAATAAAGTTGGCTTTTACTTTGGAGCCGGAGGCCGGCGCGTGCTGGTGTTGTGTCTGTGGGTCACCTGGTGACGTTGTGGCTGCAAAGGACGGAGGTGCCCGCGACAGCCGATGTCTTTGTGGGCAGGCGCTTGCAGAAACAGGACACCCGTCCCTCCGGTAACCCTGCCCCAGCCTTCAATAATGAACACCCGCGGCTCGGCTCAGGTCGCTGGCGCGGTGCCGGTCCCCGCGGCACCCAGGACCCCGTGGACTGgtttcccagggctctgctccgcTGCCTGCCCTGCCGTCCCCACCCGAGCAGCCCCCGGCACCGCGTGGTGCACGGGCAGGATCCTGACGGCCGGGAGGGACAAGCCCTTCCAGCACCACGGTCCCACCGGTCCCCACAAGAGGCCTCTCCGGTCACAGCCCCGTCCCGCTTTGCCGGCGCCTCTCCCCGCGTGATCCGTGCTGGAGTCTTGTGCTATGGAAGGTGAAACCCGGGCCCTAACGCAGAGTGACAGTTCTCGCTCGTGGGACATTAACCTTGTTTGTCACTCGGCTGTCTCCAGACGCAGACCCCGGGCTCTGGAGCAGATGGCTGCCGTCCCCCGCTCCGGTCACTCCCTGGGGATCCTCCTCCCGcggctccaggagcagctggggacgGCTGGGGGACACGCAGGACACGTGCCCCCAGCTGCCACCCTGTCCGTGGGGCCGTGGCTCCCTGGAGTCCTGCCGGTGTCCCCTCTCACGGGGCTGGATGATGCTGAGTCCCCTGGGGTCAGCCCTGCTCTGGATCCTGTCTGTGGAATTATTTGGATGGAAACCATCAGGCTCATGACAGCCCACACTGATGAGCACGGGGGAAAGGAAGTGGATTCCAGGGGTTTGTCTGGATGTGGAACAGCCACTGGCCTGTGTGGGTGTACAGGGGGATAAAACACATAAGAAGTCTAACAAAAATCTGCAGTAAGATTTGGGAACGTAACTTGGTGTGGGATGGAAGTGTGTAGGATTTAGGCTGTCAGTACTGTCAGATATTTAATCGGGTGTGACAGGAAATGGGGAGAACAGAAAAATGACTTTATGGGGATATttcctgggggtgctgtggcCAACCTGGGGTCTCGGGAGCAGGGGGACACAGCCTGCCAGATGGCTTAAATCTCAAGGAGGGATTTTTCTCATCTCACTCTCTCCAGTTGCGAGGTGCTGTGGGCCAGATCCTGCTGAGAGTGGGATCTGGGTACAGTGGGTACGAGGGGCTCAGTGTTAAAGGCAGCACTTCTCCTTCAGCAAGGAATTAGAATCATCCCTTTTAATACCCCTCTCCGGGTAATTCGTTTCCTGACGTAGATTTATCCACAGGGATCAGCAGCAGGAGAATTAACAGCGTGACCTCCTTCTGTGCATTCCAGCGCGCCGGTAAATCTCCATTATTAACTTCCAaggagctctgcctgcctggtcATTAACCGGCCGGTTTCCTCTCCAGGATGGAGGAAAATGTGTCACTGGGGCAAGATCTATGACCTGAATCCTCTTGACAGGGATGACCCTTTACCTGCCTGGCCCTGGAATCCCTTGGGATCACAGGGATGGAGGAGTGTTCCTAGGAAACCCCCAGGATATGCTGGGGACACCCTGCCGGTGGGTCcgtgctcccagcagcagggctagAGGCAGGGGGGGGCTTTGGGAGAAAGTTTTGGGAGAAAGTTTTGAGAGATGCCCTGTTTTCCCCTGCCTACAAGTGGATCATGTTCCCAGACTGCATCCTGAACTTTGAACTGATTAGATTTccaagagggaaggaaggatgtCTAATTGTTTAATTTCCacaattagaaaaatatttatcaataaTTAGGAGTGATGGCAGCAATTACACTGGGATTAAAGCCAGGCTACACTTCATCACCCGCCTTTCACTCAGGGaccttatttatttctttcatcccccaaaaaaatccatgtaCAGCTGCATTGCTGCCAATAATGAATCATCCATGTTCACTGCCTGCACAGGACTCATTAATTGATGATGCCAGTGGTTCTAGGAAGGCTGCTGGGCACATCATGTGGTCACTGGGCTTGGGCAggagaaaatttaatttcagtgggtaggaaaacaaagcagagttaAAAATCACAATAGCACTTCCTGTGCCTGTGGTTGAGAGCTCAGTGGTTCAGCCAGCCACGCACTCCCCTCCAGACTCCCTGgtaattttccttctcatcACTCGTCCAAGGCAGGCATGGCTGAGTCCAGGGTTCATTTTCCAACAGCTGTTCTTTTAGGATAAAGTTGTACCAATTAATAAAATTGTGTGACCCTCAAAGTTTTCACTCTCAGAGGGAAATGTTGTATTTCCAGGTATTTCTCATGTCTCAGATGACCCAGGACCATCAGATTCCATGGTCTGGGGCTCAGCTTCATCCTCCTGTGGAAGCACCAGGGACCTGTATCTGTGGCACTTTCAGTGTCACCTGGGCACTCTTGGAACACCCCTGACTCTTGGTCAAGCTTTGTTTTCAAGCAGCTTTCCACCGAAACGGTTCCTGGTTGTGTCCTTGGAGGAATTCCTGGGGAATGGATTAGCCAGGGCTGCACCACACCCATGCCAGGTGTGATGAGTACCTGGGATGTGCCAACCCCAGGGcacctgctctgcctgcttcccacagccccTCTCCTTATCACCTGTGAGTAGGGGTCATGAGTTGTGTCCTGGGCAGGTCTGTAGCTCCTTCAACTCCTCTTGGCTTAAATTTAGAGGAACATCTCGATTGTGGGTTAAtgaagctgctgcagggagttaCAAGACAACTTTCCCACCGGAGCCAAAGTGTCACTGTCACCCGATGGACGAGTCCCATCACTGCTTGCAGGCAGTGAATGTCTGAACACGTGTTCCTTAAGTGTTTCTCAAGTGGGTTGTTCCAGGCAGCTTTGATGGGAAAACAATGGGCTGCAGCTTCCAGCTGGCAGATTATTCCTGTTATTTTTGCCATTTGTGGATGTTTCAAAGCTCTCGTGTGCTGTCAGTACGTGCTGAGATCCAGGAGGTCTGTGTGGAGAAGAGGACAGGAAGTTTGAAGTTCTAAATTTATTATTTGTGAGGACTCCTCAGTGTTCTCAAGGTGTTGTGGTGGTCCTTGGCACAGAGTGAGGTTGGAGCTGTGGGACCAGGGCAGGTTGAAGTGGGGGTTCAAAGGGCTGAGCCTTGTAGGGGTGATGGAGTTGCCCCACCTCACCAAGAGCatcaggcacagcccagctttCCATGATTCCTCCTGTAAAGCCAGAGCCAAGCAGAAGAGGAGGATTTGAGGAGAGTTTAAAGCAGTGAGGAAAGATCttgcagagctgttgcagcTGTGGGAGGTagggagggatgggaacagTTGAGGTGAGAGCTGATCACAGGGATTTGTATATCCTGAGGTGTGACAGGGAAGAGAGAGGTGTGAGGGATGGTGTCAGCGAGGAAAGGCTCAGCTGCCGCCGCAGGCGCCCGGCTCCAGCCGGATGCAGAGGACTTTCACACAGGAAAGGTCAGAGAGAAGCCACTTCCTGTCAGGTTTTTATGAGTCTCCACAGAATTACTGACACAAACTCCTTTGCAATGTGATACTTAAATATTTGAACTATTTTTAGGATCATAAAATTCCAagatggtttgggttagaagggataTTAAAACTCATCAGCTGCACCCCCTGTTGTGTATGttaagggcagggacactttccactgtcccaggctgctccaagctctgcccaacccggccttggacacttccagggatccaggggcagccaatgctcctctgggcaacctgtgccagggcctcaccacccccacaggGAAGGATTATCCGTGTATCCAACTTAAATTTTCCCACTCAGTTTGAGGCCCACTGAAGAAGTGGAGGTGCTGTAAGAGCTTTTAGGAAGGAGTACAGTTCATTTGTGACTCTCCACAGCACTTAGTAGGTACTTAcagcttttttccctcataaTTGATGCATGTGGCATTTCCTCCTGCTGAAATAGGCCAAGAGGACCAGGCAGCACCGCTGAGCCCGGCTGCTTCATCTGTTTCAGCCTGAGCCGTGCGCGGTGTCCAGTTGGCAGCGAGGATAATCAGCCCAAGGGCAGTGGAAATGCTCATTACAGCACACTTTATTCCTTAGTATTTAATAAGTAATGACTCTGAAAAGCTCGGAGCGGGGTCTGTGCCCGTGCCGTCTCCTGCTGTGTTCCTGTCACTATGGATAAGTTAAACTGGGTTGAATCTGGTCGATTTTTGGATGAATACCCACCAAGGAATTTCGAGATGTTGTAAGAAGTTGGGGTTGTTGAGTGGGAGATGCTTCTTTTGCTTGACTTAGTTTTCCTTTGtgaaagaaaggagggaagctGAGCACTGCTTTCCACGGCTCAGTGTGTGCAAAGAAACTGAGTTCTCTGATGTCCCTCAATAAAGTGAGTCTGGAAGGTAGAAACTCCCACAGGGAACAGCTTAGAAAGAAGCTCTGAAAGCCCATGTTCCAGGAGCTGaggctcagctggggctggggaacaGTTGGAGTTACACATGAATTCTTGATAGTGGTCAAAAAATCTTTACTCACTCTGTGAGCAGGGTGATGGATCGCTGCAGATCCAGCAGCTAACCTTCCAAAGCAGGTTGGGGTGAGGTTGCTCTGGGAAGAAAACGTTCCCATTAGCTCAGTGCTTTGGCAATTTGTATCATCCGGTGAACTCGTCGGGAATTCACAGCTGGTGTAAGAGGATCGTCTGTTCCTACAGCACCTGGGGCCAGCCGGGCCCTGCACGAGGGTTTGGTGCAGCTGAGGGGGAAgatgcagcaggaggaagtggaaGAGGCTCTGCAGActctctgcttccctctggAATATTCCCTCTTTATTCTGGGGACAAGGAGAGAACCATAACCTAGGTTCTTAATCCTCCTGAATGGTGGGCTGTGTAATCTGTTACTCACCCTCTCTTTTGTCTTGGGAGGCctgattttcctttctcctcatGTCCAGGCTGGAACATTTcagaaacagtgaaagaaatgtgggggaaaaaaaaaaagggggggagaACGTAATGTTTTTAAATCTCAAAGATCAAATACTTCTGTTAATATCTGCTAGAAATTCCTCACAGAGATTTTGGCATATGCCAGTCTGGCACATAACTCCACCACAGCCACCTGCCATCCTGCCTGGAATTGTTTGCAGCTCCTTTGTGTTCTCTGAGCAGCACAAAGCTGTGGCGTGTCTGGTGTCACTACCAAGTAACAGACTCTGCACTAAGCCACGTGAcaaacttccttttttccccatttaattAGTTTTCCTTGCATGAACACTGTGTTTTAAGCAGTGCTTTTTCCAGTCTAAGAGGTCCCTGAACACCGGAAAACCTAGGGGTGTATGAATGAGGATGATTTGTTCCAAAGGGAACGAAGGATTCCAGGACTGGcaactaaaatgaaaagaacACCACAGCACCAAGAATTCTTTCACAGCTGCTCTTTGGCTTTCCAGCCTCTGCCAGTTTAATAGCAGGATTTTGCTCCATACATTCTGGCTCGAGTCCTGGCACAGGTCCGACACATCACCTCATTGTTGGGACTGTAAGTTCCAGGACCACAAACCACTGTGAAGAGAACAGAGTCGGGGTTCCAGCCGCTTTCCCCCTGTCTCGGGGGGGCCATCAGACATCCCCATGAGCCTTCCCAGTGCCCTGTGGGAGCTCCTACCCTTCCAAAGCTCCCTGAGCCTCTGGCTAAATCCCCCCAACTCTACAacctgcagcaggtgctgcagaAGAACTTGAAAAATCAGCAGAGAATTTTCTAGCAGGACTTCCATGAAGGGAATTGTTTCTTATGGGCTTTGGATCCTGAGGATTGTCACTTACCAGTGACACCTGGAAGGAAAAAGCCCACTGCACTACTTCTACTTTGCTTGGAAATGCAGCTACACCTGTGAATGCACTGACACGCTCCACTGGCTCATTTCCTATCATTACTTTAAAACTGTAATGTGAATATCTTCCCAAAGGATGAACAGAAATATCCTTGCTTTTGACCCCAatatttccctcctcctcccccccagagctctgtgcccagctctaATCAGCTATATTTAAATCAATGAGCTATATTTAAGtggatgtattttatatttaccGCAGCAGCTGGCGCAGTTCTGGTGGGTGTGGTGGCTTTTCCCAAAACCTGGCTGACAGCTGTCGATGGGAGTCATGGAGAAGCTGTTGTCCACGTACTGGATTGTAGGAACAGCCTGAAACTCGTGCTTTAAAACGTGCCTCAGCTGATGGAAAAACTTCCCAATTTGCTCTGCTGCCTGAAATTCAGAAGTATTGGGAGAATAAAAGCATAGTCGGTTGATTTTTGTTGATTTAAATAtatcaggaaatattttctagtCCTGATTTCCACACACTGACTTGTCACCTTAACTGGGAGAGTTCCTTGGCTTCAAGGGGCCTGGATTCAGAACTAGGATGTGAGCTGATCTCAGGATTTAATATTTAGAAGGCAGAGAGAACAGATTTTAGAAATTGGCTACAGTAGACTTAGTTTAAATTGCATTCCATTGACCAAATCATTAATCAAAAATTTCATTTAGAGGACTGGAAGctcaatataaataataatgtttATCCTGCTTTATTATTAGAAGCAAATACAAAGCAAGTAATGAGCCTGAtgttttaactgtttttttaaaagctatttgtaTCAATTTGACTTCTAaacccatttttcttcctgaatggAATTACTTTAAATCCATGAATCATCACTTACAATATTAATCCCACAAAATCTGGGTAAAGATGGATTACTACCAGTCATATCTGCAGGAGCTAAGGCAGAGGTGGGTGCTAAAGAGGCAGAGAAGACACGaggtgactgacacagaaccTGTCGGACTCTCCTGTTTGTCACATCTTCACAGTCATAAAGAACCCCGTGGCAAACTCCTTCCCATCCTGGTGCAAATGGATTGACTGTGGATGGAGGAAAGAAGATCCttgaaaaaggggggaaagcaTAGACTAGGTCCTTGTGGTTTCTATCCAGTTCCTTCCTTTGTTTAGTAGGAGTCAGAGGTCAACCAATATAAAACTGGGAGGAAATACACTAAGCAGAGCTAATGGAATGAATGTCTCACATAGCAGCCTCAGGGTCCTAAAAGGGCTGAAACtttatgtaaaatttaaaatctttggGTCATGAACGTTTCTTAATTTTACTTAGGGAAAAATATCCACAAAACTTCCATAAGCTGTTGGATAGTCCCTCTTACTGTATGGTGAGAACAGATACAGGAGTGAATGTGGTCAGAGAATTAAAGAATAACTACCTTCCTTCAGTGACAAACCACCTCTAACTCAAGGCAGCATCAGGGCTGATTTAACTTTTTTGTGAGGTGAAACCACCTCAGTATTGCCATGAGGCTCTTGCTTTAGCTCGGTGCAGTTTCCTagaatcaaacaaaaaattcaagactgggctggatgggactttccacttggtctagtggaaggtgtcctgcccCCTGTGACACGGGGGGAACtgaatgagctttaaggtctcttcctacccaaatcattctataaTTCTAAAACCAGAGTGGTCCCAGACTTACTAAAAATCAAATACTGAAAACCTAAATATGACAGTGACATTAGGGCATATTATGGGCTGTCTCCTTCCGACAATCCTCTCTAATCGTGATAATAACAGCTCTCTCTAGGACTGTAAAAAGTTGAACGCTAAATTTAACATAAAACCTGCGTTTTAGCTCCATCTGTGGGCAACAAAAGAAAAGTACAGggactccaaaaaaaaaaaaaaaaaaaaaaaaaaaaaaaaaaaaaaaatcaaacccgGAACAACTTTCGGAGGTGCTCTTGACTCTGCTGTTTTTCAGACATCGTTTATAGCACCCACAAGCTGCTCATAAAAATAAACGATCCCTCCCAAACAAGCACTGAAATCGGTTACCTAGAAAATTAACAAACAGCTCATACTGGAGGCCGTTCTTTGGTGTCCTGATAGAGTGGCACTTGTAGGATGCCTCTGTGATGTGGCAGGTCAGGTGGGAGATGGTGctgttgaggattttttttagcaCCTCGATGAACAAGCCGTTGCTTCTCAGCTTGCATCCCGTTGTGCTAAAGCGGACAGACACCTGATAGGCATGGTCAGCTTCCCTGTAGGCTGGGAGGAAATAGCTTGGGTGTGAATCTAGGGTGTAATCACAGACTGAACCTTAGACAGATTATCAGTTCTTTGTATCTGAAA contains:
- the ZPBP2 gene encoding zona pellucida-binding protein 2 isoform X3 encodes the protein MAGGGRRPRCPPGALLGLAAVVVAAGWVRAEQKEEQSIDLIGKNEVYGDTRHEVNVYVKVFTNSPFLVCMDLALSQERIIDPNYLWTGPDGRDLQGQSYVNLTETGKLMVMGFMVSMSGAYTCTLSHKVIETTTQEETEMVEAYKFMVYDSHPSYFLPAYREADHAYQVSVRFSTTGCKLRSNGLFIEVLKKILNSTISHLTCHITEASYKCHSIRTPKNGLQYELFVNFLVNPFAPGWEGVCHGVLYDCEDVTNRRVRQAAEQIGKFFHQLRHVLKHEFQAVPTIQYVDNSFSMTPIDSCQPGFGKSHHTHQNCASCCAWT
- the ZPBP2 gene encoding zona pellucida-binding protein 2 isoform X2, producing the protein MAGGGRRPRCPPGALLGLAAVVVAAGWVRAEQKEEQSIDLIGKNEVYGDTRHEVNVYVKVFTNSPFLVCMDLALSQERIIDPNYLWTGPDGRDLQGQSYVNLTETGKLMVMGFMVSMSGAYTCTLSHKVIETTTQEETEMVEAYKFMVYAYREADHAYQVSVRFSTTGCKLRSNGLFIEVLKKILNSTISHLTCHITEASYKCHSIRTPKNGLQYELFVNFLVNPFAPGWEGVCHGVLYDCEDVTNRRVRQAAEQIGKFFHQLRHVLKHEFQAVPTIQYVDNSFSMTPIDSCQPGFGKSHHTHQNCASCCVVCGPGTYSPNNEVMCRTCARTRARMYGAKSCY
- the ZPBP2 gene encoding zona pellucida-binding protein 2 isoform X1, with amino-acid sequence MAGGGRRPRCPPGALLGLAAVVVAAGWVRAEQKEEQSIDLIGKNEVYGDTRHEVNVYVKVFTNSPFLVCMDLALSQERIIDPNYLWTGPDGRDLQGQSYVNLTETGKLMVMGFMVSMSGAYTCTLSHKVIETTTQEETEMVEAYKFMVYDSHPSYFLPAYREADHAYQVSVRFSTTGCKLRSNGLFIEVLKKILNSTISHLTCHITEASYKCHSIRTPKNGLQYELFVNFLVNPFAPGWEGVCHGVLYDCEDVTNRRVRQAAEQIGKFFHQLRHVLKHEFQAVPTIQYVDNSFSMTPIDSCQPGFGKSHHTHQNCASCCVVCGPGTYSPNNEVMCRTCARTRARMYGAKSCY